The Candidatus Limnocylindrales bacterium genomic sequence GCGGGCTCGTTCGACGATCGCGCCAAGAAGATCACCAAGGCCGTCGCCAAGCTGCTCAAGGCCGCGAACATCTCGTTCGCGATCCTCGGCCGCGACGAGCCGTGCAACGGCGACACCGCGCGCCGCCTCGGTAACGAATACCTGTACCAGTCGATGGCGCAGATGGCGGTCGAGACGCTCGACAGTTTCCACGTGAAGAAAGTGATCACGAGCTGTCCGCACTGCTTCAACACGATCAAGAACGAGTTCCCGCAGTTCGGCGGCGACTACCAGGTAGTGCACGCTACCGAAGTCGTCTCCGACCTGATCACGTCGGGACGCATCGACGTGAGCGGCGGCGCACCGCTCGGTGCCGTCGTCTACCACGACTCGTGCTATCTCGGCCGCTACAACGACCTTTACGATGCGCCGAGGCGGATCCTCGAATCGCTCTCGGGCGTCGATCTGAAGGAGCCCGAGCGCACGAAGAACTTCGGCATGTGCTGCGGCGCCGGCGGCGGCCGCATGTGGGTCGAGGAGCGCCCCGAACAGCGCGTGAACGTGCTGCGCGTCGAGCAGCTCCTGGAGACCGCGCCGAAGACCATCGCTTCGGCGTGCCCGTACTGCATGACGATGCTGTCGGACGGCGTGAAGGCGAAAGAAAAGGAAGAGAGCGTGCGCAATCGCGACGTGCTCGAGCTCGCGGCCGAGGGGCTCAGGGCCTGAGGCCTCGGCGACGCGGCTGACGTTCGTCGCGTTCCCGACGATCCGGATCACACGGTGGCTGCTTGCGGCAGGCTCGTTGACGCTCGGCGCGCGCTCGCGTAGCTTTCGCGCCCGTGGGCAAATCCACACCCTCCAGCGTTGCGATCGTCGGCGGCGGCCCCGGCGGCTCCGCCCTGGCCACGTACCTCGCCCGCGCGGGAGTCCGAGTCGCCCTTTTCACGCAGCCGAAACGCCCCGTGATCGTGATCGGCGAATCGCTGGTGCCCGCCATCGTGCCGATCCTGCGCGACCTCGGCGTCGAATCGGAAGTGGCGAGCTACAGCATCCGCAAGACGGGAGCGACGTTCTGCTTCAACGCCACCGAACGCCTGAACATCCGCTTCGACGACGTTCGCGGCGCGCGCACCGAATACTCGTACAACGTTCCTCGCGACCGCTTCGACGCGACGCTGCTCGATGCGGCCGTCAAGGCGGGTGCGCAGGTCATCGAGCACCCGGCGCACCTCGTGCGCGTGCCGGGCAGCGACCGGCTCGAGCTTGCCGCCGATTCACTCGCGGCGGCATCCGCTGTTTTCGGCGGAGCGCCGCCGGACTTCATCGTCGACGCGGCCGGCAGGAAGCGCATCGGCGCGCGCCTGCTCGATCTCGCGTTCGACGAAGGCCCGCGCAAGGACGTCGCGCTGCATGCCCATCACACCGGAGTCGACGTCGAGATCGAAGGCAACGTCCACACCGACCGGCTCGATTTCGGATGGGCGTGGCGCATTCCGCTGCCGGGCCGCGTGTCGGTCGGCATCGTCGTCGATGGCAGCCGGCTGGCCGGATGCGGCGACACTCTCGAAGAGCAGTACGATACGTTCCTGCGCAAAGACTCGGTGATGTCGCGCTGGATCGCACCGGCGACGCGCGTGACGCCCGTCGTGCGCTACAGCAACTACCAGCTGTCGACCGCGCGCGGGTTCGGCGAGAACTGGGCGCTCGTCGGGGACGCATTCGGGTTCATCGATCCGGTGTTCTCGAGCGGCACGCTGATCGCTTTCGAGAGCGCGCGCGACCTTGCCGGTGCGCTACTGTCCGGCGAAGAGGAATCGCTGCGCGAGTGGGAGAGCGAGATGCACCGGCGCTTTCACGCGTGGCGCCGGGTCGTCGACATCTTCTACAACGGCCGCCTGCTGACGCTGTTCAAGATGGGCGACCACATGCGGCGGACCATTCCCGGCCGCATGATGGACTGGCACTTCCGCAAGCACATGCCGCGCATCTTTACCGGCGAAGGCGTGACCAACGCATACAGCCTCGGGCTGCTCACGTTCATGGCGCAGCATGCGCTGTGGAACAACGATCCCGAGATGCTCAGGATCAGCTAGTCGTTCGGACGAGCCGGCGGACGTTCGGCTCACGCCCCTCGGCGGCAGCGTGAGAGAGCTCGGCGAATCAATCGTCAAGCCCGAGCTTGCGGCGCGTCTCGCGGATGTATTCGGCCGAGCGCCGGCCCATAGGCGTCGCTTCGGCAGGAAACAGCCGCGACCAGAAACGCTCGAACGGTCCGCGGTACCAGTAGTTGCGGAAGTACGTCTTTCGCACCAGGAACTCGACGATCGTGACCGCTCCCATCCACGTCCAGACTCCGTAGCCGGCAAGACGCTCCCACGCCGCCGGCGAAACGGCCCACGGCGCAATCGCCAGCACGACGGCGTTCAGCGCGAAGATCACTCCCCATAGCAACGTCACGCGGCGACAGTACGGGGCGACGAATTCCGGAACGGCCGGCTG encodes the following:
- a CDS encoding NAD(P)/FAD-dependent oxidoreductase; translated protein: MGKSTPSSVAIVGGGPGGSALATYLARAGVRVALFTQPKRPVIVIGESLVPAIVPILRDLGVESEVASYSIRKTGATFCFNATERLNIRFDDVRGARTEYSYNVPRDRFDATLLDAAVKAGAQVIEHPAHLVRVPGSDRLELAADSLAAASAVFGGAPPDFIVDAAGRKRIGARLLDLAFDEGPRKDVALHAHHTGVDVEIEGNVHTDRLDFGWAWRIPLPGRVSVGIVVDGSRLAGCGDTLEEQYDTFLRKDSVMSRWIAPATRVTPVVRYSNYQLSTARGFGENWALVGDAFGFIDPVFSSGTLIAFESARDLAGALLSGEEESLREWESEMHRRFHAWRRVVDIFYNGRLLTLFKMGDHMRRTIPGRMMDWHFRKHMPRIFTGEGVTNAYSLGLLTFMAQHALWNNDPEMLRIS